The sequence GGTAGAGGGAGAGCCGTTTTCGATCTCGTTCGACCGAACCGTGGAGTCGGCGCGGACGATCGGACTGCGCGGCCGTGGCGTCGCCGCGGGTGCCAAAGCGCTGCAGCGAGCAATATGCTGTGCGTTCGGTCGATGGCCGCTGCCGGATTATGGTTTCAATCCGCACGTGACCATTGCCTATCGTCCCGACGGCAAGGGCTCCGTGCCGCTCGATGCGATCCATTGGGAAGTGAGGGACATTCGGCTGATCGAGAGCCTGGTCGGTATCGGCCGACACGAAGAACTCGGCCGATGGCCGCTTCGACGCCAGCCCGGCTTATTCGACTAAGCGGGGCAGCGCCCAGTCGATCGGCGCCTGCCCGTGCGCTTCCAGAAACGCATTGGCCTGCGAGAAATGACGGCAGCCGAAAAAGCCGCCATGCGCCGACAGCGGCGAGGGGTGCACCGCCTTCAGCACCAGATGGCGGCCACCCTGCTGCGCGCTCGGCACGAACGACGCCTTCTTCTGGGCATAGGCGCCCCACAGCATGAACACGACCGGATCGTCTTTCGCCGCGACCAGCCGGATCACCGCATCGGTGAACGTCTCCCATCCCCGCCCCTGATGCGCGGCGGCGCGGCCCATCTCCACCGTCAGCACGCTGTTGAGCAGCAGCACGCCCTGCTCCGCCCAATGCGCCAGATGGCCATGGCCGGGCGGATCGATGCCGAGATCGCTCTTCAGTTCCTTGTAGATGTTGACGAGGCTCGGCGGCGTGCGCACCCCCGGCTGGACCGAGAAGCACAGGCCGTGCGCCTGCCCCTCGCCATGATAGGGATCCTGCCCGAGGATCACGACGCGCACCGTGTCCAGCGGCGTCAGATCGAGCGCGCGGAACCAGTCGCCGCCCCTGGGGAAGATGCGCCTGCCCGCCGCTTTCTCCGCCACCAGGAAGCTGCGCAGCGCCTGCATGTACGGGCTGGCGAACTGCTCGGCGAGCGGTTGCGCCCAGCTCGGGTCGAGCTTCGGCGGCCGCGGGGGTTCAGCCATTCCGACGTCCTTTCCGCGATGGGCTGCAAGCGGCACGGTCGTTTCCCGCTCGTTTCATCGTCCGCGTCTGATAGGCTGACCGCTCGTTCGATGGGAGAGTCGCGATGAGCATGTTCGACGGATTGCTGGGCCAGGTCGCCGGCAACGTGGATATCGGCAACCTCGCGGAGAAGGTCGGCCTCTCGCCCGAACAGGTCGAGCAGGCAGTGCAGGCGCTGGGGCAGGCGCACCCGCAGCCGGGCGACACGGTCGACGCCGCCGCGGCGCAGACCGGCCTGCCCGCCGATACGCTGCAGCAGATCGTCGCGCATATCGGCGGCGAGGGCGCGCTCGGCCGGTTCGCGGCGTTGCTCGGCGAGCAGCCCGAAGGCGGCCTCGGCGGGATGCTCGGCGGCCTCGCCTCGGGGCTGTTCGAGCGGAAATAGCCGCTCAGGCGCTGCGCTCGGCGAGCTTGCGCTCCCACGCCAGCGCATCGCGGACGATCCCCTCCAGCTCGGCATGCCTGGGGCGCCACGGCAGGGTCGCGAGGATGCGGCTATTGTCGGCGACCAGACGGTCGGGGTCGCCCGCGCGGCGCGGCTCGATCCGGCGCTCGATCGTCAGGTTGGTGACGCGGTCGACCGTGTCGAGCACCTCCAGCACCGAGAAGCCGCGCGAATAGCCGCAGTTCATCACCAGGCTCTCGCGCGGATGGGCGACGAGGTGGTCGAGCGCGTGGACATGCGCGTCGGCGAGATCGGAGACGTGGATATAGTCGCGCACGCCGGTGCCGTCGGGCGTGGCATAATCGGTGCCGAACACGCCGACATGGCCGCGCTTGCCGATCGCCGCCTCGACCGCGATCTTGATGAGGTGGGTGGCGCCCGCGGTCGACTGGCCCGAGCGGCCCTGCGGATCGGCGCCGGCGACGTTGAAGTAACGCAGCGCGCAATAATTGAGCGGATGCGCCGCGGCGACGTCACCCAGCATCAGCTCGGTCATCAGCTTCGACATGCCATAGGGGTTGATCGGGCGGGTGGGCATGTCCTCGCGGATCGGCACCTCGTCGGGGATGCCGTAGGTGGCGGCGGTCGACGAGAAGATGAAGTGGCGCACGCCCGCCGTCACCGCCGCCTCGATCAAGGCGCGGCTCGCGGCGGTGTTGTTGCGGTAATATTTGAGCGGATCGGTGACCGATTCGGGCACGACGATCGATCCGGCGAAATGCAGGATCGCGCCGATTTCATGCTCCGCCAGCGTGCGGCCGACCAGATCCATGTCGGCGATGTCGCCCTGGACGAACGCCACCTCGGCCGGCACCGCCCAACGGAAGCCGGTGACGAGATTGTCGAGCACCACCACGCGCCAGCCCGCGTCGAGCAGGGCCAGCACCGCGTGGCTGCCGATATAGCCGGCACCCCCCGTCACGAGCACGGTGAAGGGCTTGGGCTGATCCGGCATGCTGGCGCTCCGTTGCGATGGCGCGCCCTCATGCCGCAAGCCGCACCGCAGCGAAAGCGCCGCGCTTACAATTCGTGCTTAAGCCGCTGGTTCAGATGTCCTTGGTCACGCCGACGAAGACGCCGCGGCGCTGGCCATATTGCGGCGCACCCACGCCGATGCCGCTGCCGTCGCGGATCAGATAGGTCTTGTCGGTGACATTCACGACGTCGAGCCGCACGCCGATGCCGGGGTTGGCGAACTTGTGGCTCAGCGACAGGTTGAACTCGGCATAGGCAGGCAGCGAGCCGCCGTTCGGCACGTCGCCGTCCTTGCGCAGGCCCGATCCGTAGATCATGTCGCCGCCGAGCTTCGTCCCCGCCAGCGCGCCGTCGCGGAACGCATAGGAAATGCCCGCCGACGCGGTGTAGGTCTGGTCGTGATCCAGATAGATATAGTGGTTGCGGATGTAGGCGAGGTCGGCCGGGTCGAACGAGAACTGGCTGCTGACGATATCCTTGCCCTTCGCCTTGGCCGCCGCAAAGTTGCCGTAGGCGAGCCACGGCCCGCGCTGATAGGTCAGGTTGAACTCGGCGCCCCGGATCGTGCCGACGCGATAGTTGAACGGCGTCAGGATGATCGGCGCGCCGAACTGGCCCTCGTCGATCAGGTTGTGCGAACGGCGATAATAGCCGTCGATCGTCGCCGTGAAGCCACCGCCGAGCTTCTGCGAAAGGCCGACGTCGAAATAATTCTGCCGCTCGGCGAAAGCAGCCGTGTTCTCGGTCGACGGCGCCGCGCCGCTGGTGCCGGCCAGCCGCGCCACGCTGGTGGTGGCGATGTTGCTGAACGGCGGCGGCGAGAAATAGCGGGCATAGCCGACGTGCAACGTCGTCATGCCGGTCGGCTGCCAGACGATGTTGGCGCGCGGGCTGAACTGATGCTCCGCGCGATAGCCGTCATAGGCGTCGAAGCGGCCGCCGAAGTTGAAGGTGACGCGCGGCAGGATCTTCCATTCGTCCTGCAGATAGGCCGAATAGATCATCTCGGTCTTGCCCTGCGCGTCGCCGATGGCGAACGGCTCGCCCACCTGCGCGCCGCTATCGTCCAGCGGGAAGACATAGCTGCTGGTGTCGCTGGTGCTGCGGTCGCGCTGGATGACGACGCCGCCGCGCAGCGTATGCGTGTCGGAAAGGCGATAGGCGCCCTCCACCTGGCCGCCGACATTGACGTCGCGCTTGAGCGCGCTCTGCGCCTGGCCGTTGAACAAGAGCTCGCCGGTGATGTCGGGCGTGTAGCGCAGCGACGAATAGCGCGCGAACAGCGACGCCTGCAGCGTCAGCCGATCGGCGTGGTGGAGGAAGGCGAGCTGGCCGAACGCAGTGCGCTCGTGCTGCCGCTCGTCCAGATCGTTGCTCAGATAATCGGTCTGGCCGTTCACGCTATAGCCCAGATCGGGCTGCAACCCGCGCGGGTTCGGGATCTGGAAATATTGATCCGAATAACCGCCGACGAACGACACCCGATCATTGTCGCTCAGGATGTGGTCGACATAGACGAACGCCTGCCCCTGATTGGTCTTGTCGTGCAGCGGCGTGGCCGATCCGTCGACGCTCTCGATCCCGCGATCGCTGTGGCGATAGTCGCCGCTGACGAAATAGTTGGTCGAGCCGGTCGAGCCGCCATATTCCACGCTCGGCTCGATCATGCCCTGGCTGCCGCCATAGAGGCTCACCTGGCCGCCATTGGCGAAGCCGCTCTTGGTGGTGATGTCGATGATGCCGGCGGTGCGCAGGCCATATTGCGCCGGCAGCGCACCGGTCAGCAGGTCGAACTTCTCGATCAGGCGCGGGCTCAGCGTCTGGCCGAAGACGGCGATGCCCTCGGGCAGGATCGTGCCGTTGATGCGATATTGCAGGCCGTTGTGGTCGTCGCGGACATGGAACTGGCCGAACCCGTCCTGCACCACGCCGGGCAGCTGCAGCACGATCTGGTTGAACTGCTGGTTGTCGCCGCCGGGCAGCGCCTGGATCGTCTCGTTGGTGACGCCGTAGGAAGTGGCACCGAGGCTCGGCTGGATCGCCGCGCGCGCCTCGTCCAGCCGGCGCGCCGTGACGACGATGTCGCGGTTCTTGCTCGAGGCGGTCGTCGCGGCGGGCGTGTCGACCGTGGTCGGCTCAGGCGCTGGCGCCGCATTCTGGGCGTGCGCGCTTCCTGCCGCCATCGCCGCGCCGCTCACCGCCGTCATCACCCCACGAAACTTCATCCGTCACCCACCCTTTGATATGATGTATCATCGTTCGCAATTGCGAGATGAACGGCGGATGAAGCAAGTCGTTAAAGCACCCGTTTAGCGCGGTGAAGCGAGCCAGCGGGCCGCCTGCACGGGGGTTGCCTTGTCGGCGTCGCGATCGACCATGTAATTGGCCGTGCGCATCCGTTCGACCGGAATGGCGCCGATCAGCGGCTGCAGCGCGCGGACGAAGGCAGGATCGCTGGCGCGCGCCGGTGCGACCAGCAGCAGCGCATCGTAGCGCGGGATCGCGCCGCGCGGATCGGCCAGCACCGTCAGATGATCGGCGGCGATGCGTCCGTCCGACGAGAAAGCCGAGATCACATCGGCCTGCCCCGAGGCCAGCGCGCGATACATGAAGGTCGGGCTATAAGCGCGCGTCGCCGCGAAACGCAGCCCGTAGGCATCGCGGATCGCGCGCCATTCGGGCCGGTCCAGAAATTCGAGATCGGCGCCCAGCGTAAGCCCCGGCGCGCGCGGCGCGAGATCGGCGATCGTCGTCAGGCCGCGGCCGGGGCGGGTCGCCAGCGCATAGGCATTCTCGAAGCCGAGCGGACCCACCAGCCCGACATGCGGCCCGCTTTTCATCCAATCGCCGATCGTGGCGAGCATGGCGGCGCGCGGCTGGATATCGTGACGCCCCATCGCGCCGGTCCACAGCGTGCCGGCATAATCGACATAGACGTCGATATCGCCATGGGAGAGCGCCTGGAACGCCACCGCCGAGCCGAGCCCCTCGCGATAGGTGACGCGATAGCCCGCGCGCTCCAGCCGGTCGCCGATCAACCGGGCGAGGATGAACTGCTCGGAGAAATTCTTGGCGCCGACGATGACGGTCGGAGTGCCGCCGCCGAACAGCGGCGCGACCGAGGCGATCAGCCCCGCCAGCAGCAGGGCCGCCGCGCCCGCGACACGGCGCGGGCGGCGACGCGCCAGCCCCTGCTCGATCTGCCCGAGCAGAGCATCGGCGACGATCGCCAGCGCGGCTGCGCCGACACAGCCCGCCAGCACCAGGGTCCAATTCTCGGTCTGCAGCCCGGCGAAGATCGGGTTGCCGAGGCTGGGATAGCCGATCGTCGTCGCCAGCGTCGCCGCGCCGATCGTCCACACCGTCGCGGTGCGGATCCCCGCCATCGCCACCGGCGCAGCCAGCGGCAGCTCGACCAGCCGCAGGCGCTGGCGCGGCGTCATGCCGACGCCGTCGGCGGCCTGCATCACCGCCGGATCGATGCCGCGCAGGCCCGCCACCACGTTCCGCAGAATCGGCAGCAGGGCATAAAGCGCGAGCGCCAGCCACGCCGGCAGGAAGCCGAGCGCCGGGATGCGACCGCCGACCAGCGCCGAGAACGCGAGCAGCAACGGATAGAACAAGGCCAGCAATGCGAGGCCGGGGATGGTCTGCACCAGACCGGCGAGGCCGAGCGCCACCGCCGCCAGCCGCGGCCGCCGCGCGGCAGCGACGCCCAGCGGCAGGCCGATCGCCAACGCCAGCGCCAGCGCGGCGGCGGCCAGCAGCACATGATGCGCCACGAGCGGCGGCAACTGCTCCAGCGCCTCGATCATCGCGTGAGCTCGGCCAGCCGCGCCGCCTGCTCGCGTGGCACCCGCACCAGAGCGTCGGCGGCCACGCCGACACCGCCCGCGAGCATCTGGCGCGGGGTCGCGTCGCCGACGATCCGCCCTTGCGCCATCACGATCACGCGATCGGCGAGCAGCAACGCCTCGGCCATGTCGTGCGTCACGAGGATGGTGGTGAGGCCGAGGCGATCGTGCAGCGCGCGCACCGTGCGGCCGAGCAGGTCGCGCGTCACCGGATCGAGCGCGCCGAACGGCTCGTCCATCAGCAGGATGCGGCCATCCCCGGCCAGCGCGCGGGCGATGCCGACGCGCTGCTGCTCGCCGCCCGACAACATCGCCGGCAAGCGACCGGCATAGGCCGGCGGCAGCCCCACTTGCTCGAGAGCGGCGGCGACATCGACCGGCGGTCGGCCTGCAAGGCGGGGGATGAGCGCGACATTCTCCGCCACCGTCATGTGCGGGAACAGGCCGATGCTCTGGAAGACATAAGCGATGCCGCGGCGGAGCGCGATGGGATCCATCCCGGCGACGTCGCGCCCGTCGATCAGCACGCGCCCCTCGCAGGGTTTATCGAGGCGGTTGATCATCCGCAGCGTGGTCGACTTGCCCGAGCCGGATGCGCCGACCAAAGCCACGAACGTGCCGCCGTCGACCGTCAGCGACAACGCGTCGACCACCGACAGCCCGTCATAGCGGCGCGTCACCTGCTCGAAGGCGAGCGAAGGCGCGGCCGCGTCCAATTCAGTCGACAAGCGCGTCGATCGCCTGCGCGAGCGCCAGATCGCGCGCCGACAATCCGCCGCATTCGTGCGTCGTCAGCAGGATGTCGACGCGGTTCCATACGTTCGACCATTCGGGGTGATGGTCAGCTTTCTCCGCCAGCAAGGCGACACGCGTCATGAAGGCGAACGCCTCCGAAAAGTCGATGAAGACGAAGCGACGCGTGACGGCGTCGCGCGCCTCGTCATAATCCCAGTCGGCGAGCACATCGAGCGCGTCGGCGCGCTCCGCATCACTCAACGCCTCGATCGGCATTGACTTCGTCTCCCGGTGGCGCCCCCCTGCGCCGGCGCCTATGTCGCGCGCAGAGGAGCGCGCGTCAAATGCTTGATCGGGAACGATACGTGCGCGAAACAATCTGAATGCCGAACCCGCACCTCACGCTCGATCGCGTTGCCTGCGTGCGCGGCGATCGGCTGCTGTTCGAGCATGTCGACCTGGCGCTCGCGCCCGGCGGCGCGGCGATGGTGCGCGGCCCCAACGGCGCAGGAAAATCGAGCCTGCTTCGGATCATCGCCGGTCTGCTCGCTCCCGCCGCAGGTACGATTGCGCGCGAGGGCTCGATCGCGCTTGCTGCCGAGACGGCTGCGCTGGATGAGCAGCGTCCGCTCGCAGCCAAGCTGCTGTTCTGGGCGCGGCTCGACGGCGGCGGGGCAGGCGAGGTCGCGCGCGGGCTCGACGCGATGGGGCTCGACGCGCTGGCCGACGTGCCCGTGCGGCTGCTCTCGACCGGGCAACGCCGCCGCGCGACGCTCGCGCGGGTGATTGCGGGCAATGCCGACATCTGGCTGCTTGACGAGCCCGGCAACGGCCTCGACACGGCCGCCCTCGACC is a genomic window of Sphingomonas nostoxanthinifaciens containing:
- a CDS encoding 2'-5' RNA ligase family protein is translated as MAGTVTARILYVMTKPPHDVADRIAAHPRCDRTRSAGLLHMTVQPILDLMAIPRELRAHVRDRAITRCGAVEGEPFSISFDRTVESARTIGLRGRGVAAGAKALQRAICCAFGRWPLPDYGFNPHVTIAYRPDGKGSVPLDAIHWEVRDIRLIESLVGIGRHEELGRWPLRRQPGLFD
- the ung gene encoding uracil-DNA glycosylase, producing MAEPPRPPKLDPSWAQPLAEQFASPYMQALRSFLVAEKAAGRRIFPRGGDWFRALDLTPLDTVRVVILGQDPYHGEGQAHGLCFSVQPGVRTPPSLVNIYKELKSDLGIDPPGHGHLAHWAEQGVLLLNSVLTVEMGRAAAHQGRGWETFTDAVIRLVAAKDDPVVFMLWGAYAQKKASFVPSAQQGGRHLVLKAVHPSPLSAHGGFFGCRHFSQANAFLEAHGQAPIDWALPRLVE
- the galE gene encoding UDP-glucose 4-epimerase GalE — protein: MPDQPKPFTVLVTGGAGYIGSHAVLALLDAGWRVVVLDNLVTGFRWAVPAEVAFVQGDIADMDLVGRTLAEHEIGAILHFAGSIVVPESVTDPLKYYRNNTAASRALIEAAVTAGVRHFIFSSTAATYGIPDEVPIREDMPTRPINPYGMSKLMTELMLGDVAAAHPLNYCALRYFNVAGADPQGRSGQSTAGATHLIKIAVEAAIGKRGHVGVFGTDYATPDGTGVRDYIHVSDLADAHVHALDHLVAHPRESLVMNCGYSRGFSVLEVLDTVDRVTNLTIERRIEPRRAGDPDRLVADNSRILATLPWRPRHAELEGIVRDALAWERKLAERSA
- a CDS encoding TonB-dependent receptor: MKFRGVMTAVSGAAMAAGSAHAQNAAPAPEPTTVDTPAATTASSKNRDIVVTARRLDEARAAIQPSLGATSYGVTNETIQALPGGDNQQFNQIVLQLPGVVQDGFGQFHVRDDHNGLQYRINGTILPEGIAVFGQTLSPRLIEKFDLLTGALPAQYGLRTAGIIDITTKSGFANGGQVSLYGGSQGMIEPSVEYGGSTGSTNYFVSGDYRHSDRGIESVDGSATPLHDKTNQGQAFVYVDHILSDNDRVSFVGGYSDQYFQIPNPRGLQPDLGYSVNGQTDYLSNDLDERQHERTAFGQLAFLHHADRLTLQASLFARYSSLRYTPDITGELLFNGQAQSALKRDVNVGGQVEGAYRLSDTHTLRGGVVIQRDRSTSDTSSYVFPLDDSGAQVGEPFAIGDAQGKTEMIYSAYLQDEWKILPRVTFNFGGRFDAYDGYRAEHQFSPRANIVWQPTGMTTLHVGYARYFSPPPFSNIATTSVARLAGTSGAAPSTENTAAFAERQNYFDVGLSQKLGGGFTATIDGYYRRSHNLIDEGQFGAPIILTPFNYRVGTIRGAEFNLTYQRGPWLAYGNFAAAKAKGKDIVSSQFSFDPADLAYIRNHYIYLDHDQTYTASAGISYAFRDGALAGTKLGGDMIYGSGLRKDGDVPNGGSLPAYAEFNLSLSHKFANPGIGVRLDVVNVTDKTYLIRDGSGIGVGAPQYGQRRGVFVGVTKDI
- a CDS encoding ABC transporter permease/substrate-binding protein codes for the protein MIEALEQLPPLVAHHVLLAAAALALALAIGLPLGVAAARRPRLAAVALGLAGLVQTIPGLALLALFYPLLLAFSALVGGRIPALGFLPAWLALALYALLPILRNVVAGLRGIDPAVMQAADGVGMTPRQRLRLVELPLAAPVAMAGIRTATVWTIGAATLATTIGYPSLGNPIFAGLQTENWTLVLAGCVGAAALAIVADALLGQIEQGLARRRPRRVAGAAALLLAGLIASVAPLFGGGTPTVIVGAKNFSEQFILARLIGDRLERAGYRVTYREGLGSAVAFQALSHGDIDVYVDYAGTLWTGAMGRHDIQPRAAMLATIGDWMKSGPHVGLVGPLGFENAYALATRPGRGLTTIADLAPRAPGLTLGADLEFLDRPEWRAIRDAYGLRFAATRAYSPTFMYRALASGQADVISAFSSDGRIAADHLTVLADPRGAIPRYDALLLVAPARASDPAFVRALQPLIGAIPVERMRTANYMVDRDADKATPVQAARWLASPR
- a CDS encoding ATP-binding cassette domain-containing protein, producing the protein MSTELDAAAPSLAFEQVTRRYDGLSVVDALSLTVDGGTFVALVGASGSGKSTTLRMINRLDKPCEGRVLIDGRDVAGMDPIALRRGIAYVFQSIGLFPHMTVAENVALIPRLAGRPPVDVAAALEQVGLPPAYAGRLPAMLSGGEQQRVGIARALAGDGRILLMDEPFGALDPVTRDLLGRTVRALHDRLGLTTILVTHDMAEALLLADRVIVMAQGRIVGDATPRQMLAGGVGVAADALVRVPREQAARLAELTR
- a CDS encoding 4a-hydroxytetrahydrobiopterin dehydratase codes for the protein MPIEALSDAERADALDVLADWDYDEARDAVTRRFVFIDFSEAFAFMTRVALLAEKADHHPEWSNVWNRVDILLTTHECGGLSARDLALAQAIDALVD
- the ccmA gene encoding heme ABC exporter ATP-binding protein CcmA; translation: MPNPHLTLDRVACVRGDRLLFEHVDLALAPGGAAMVRGPNGAGKSSLLRIIAGLLAPAAGTIAREGSIALAAETAALDEQRPLAAKLLFWARLDGGGAGEVARGLDAMGLDALADVPVRLLSTGQRRRATLARVIAGNADIWLLDEPGNGLDTAALDRLAAAMAAHRARGGIVLAASHQPLGLADVQELQL